The proteins below come from a single Leptospira bourretii genomic window:
- a CDS encoding efflux RND transporter permease subunit: protein MNNLLVTIVKRKITVTMFVVALLGFGIASYRNLKYELMPKKESNILSIITRYPGNSPSRIEELITKPIEKQIVGVGGVEKILSSSEEGESKITIFFNSEEPIKYKSVELKSKVELVRYNFPREVEEPYVVRFNPEDKPVFTIRLTSKVLSLKELREISEKKLKTILERIPGVGEVIVIGGRYREIRVDVDKGRLLSTGLTPSNVMDEIKNINRDIYLGKLINSPEKENELRLKNRIESIQDLRNINFVVGKGRKVVRITDISDIYDGERDLSDLSREKGAENVSIQIKKNSSANILEVCRLLEQEVTNFEYPNITFEIAYNQSKYISAALDSVSSSGLVGALACSLIVFFFLKDLRYTIIISITIPIAVILSFVILDSLEKSLNIMTLAGLALGVGVLIDSSIVVIERINSNISNHVSDPIFLSIEELWKELLASSVTNIIVFIPLLYASADFKNNFLDLATSITACILIAYFLSLIFVPMLCSVVPEKWNFLNSDFFDQKKIPLAFLRSMKERYNVSIPFHRFKLIHPKMISLLVIIALGFVFMFFIRKEYVDFAGSREIMGSVELPTGTNLEATSRSVKLIEELISKNPYVEKVSTKVEKWHADLSIKLKKDLGGNSPDDIKNQLRSTTDEVKGVFVYYIDANAFGSNKELDIDLIGDDLEELKKLSREVADSVKELKETDQVVFRFRDGKEEIQLSLRQDKVALAGLTNQFIADFARTALQGSIPTKIFDRDREVDIRVRFRADDRRSVDDLTYSLIPVNDSKVSLIDLLETKRTKSDTRINRKNKRRMVTITANFKDISLSEYAGKAEAKLKAFPFPQNYYYDLGDAVKKLRKNQIEMFGFILFAVGLIYGTLAILFQSLRISFPIMLMVPINIAATTFFLFIFGQTYNVSTYIGFILLAGLSINNAIMIIENALRNEDSIPFPEKMKIAVINRKRAMRMTTLTTIFALIPGIFGSNEGSEFWRPMSLAVIFGMSFSYVSAIEIFPSLANFFVNFKLLVPRLSIRKSI from the coding sequence TTGAACAACCTTCTTGTTACCATCGTTAAAAGAAAAATAACAGTAACAATGTTCGTTGTAGCTTTGTTAGGTTTTGGTATTGCTTCGTATAGAAACTTAAAATACGAATTAATGCCAAAAAAAGAATCAAATATCTTGTCCATCATCACTCGATACCCGGGGAATTCACCCTCTAGAATCGAAGAACTCATTACTAAGCCAATTGAAAAACAAATTGTGGGAGTTGGTGGTGTTGAGAAAATTTTATCAAGCTCTGAAGAAGGAGAGTCCAAGATCACAATTTTTTTTAATTCTGAAGAGCCTATTAAATATAAATCAGTCGAACTAAAATCAAAAGTCGAGTTAGTAAGGTATAATTTCCCAAGAGAAGTAGAAGAACCTTATGTCGTTAGGTTTAATCCGGAAGACAAACCTGTATTTACGATCCGATTGACTTCGAAGGTCTTAAGTCTTAAAGAACTTAGAGAAATTTCAGAAAAAAAGTTAAAAACAATTCTCGAGCGAATTCCTGGAGTGGGGGAAGTTATCGTGATTGGAGGGCGATACAGAGAAATTCGTGTTGATGTCGATAAGGGAAGGCTGCTGTCAACTGGGTTAACTCCTAGTAACGTCATGGATGAAATCAAAAATATCAATCGTGATATCTATTTAGGAAAGTTAATCAATTCACCAGAAAAAGAAAATGAATTGAGATTAAAAAATAGAATCGAGTCAATTCAAGACTTACGCAATATTAATTTTGTCGTAGGCAAAGGTAGGAAAGTAGTACGTATAACGGATATTAGTGATATTTATGATGGTGAGCGTGACCTATCAGATTTAAGTCGAGAGAAGGGGGCAGAAAATGTTAGTATACAAATTAAAAAAAATAGTAGTGCGAATATTTTAGAAGTTTGTAGACTTTTGGAACAAGAAGTAACAAATTTTGAATACCCGAATATTACATTTGAGATTGCATATAACCAGTCAAAATACATTTCAGCAGCTCTAGATTCGGTATCTTCTTCTGGATTGGTAGGTGCTCTAGCTTGCAGTTTAATCGTTTTCTTTTTTTTAAAGGATTTGCGATATACGATTATCATATCCATCACGATTCCGATTGCTGTCATTTTATCTTTTGTTATTTTAGATTCGCTTGAAAAGTCATTAAATATCATGACATTAGCAGGTCTTGCTTTGGGCGTTGGAGTTCTCATTGATAGTTCTATTGTAGTAATCGAACGGATTAACTCTAATATTTCGAACCATGTTTCGGATCCTATTTTTCTATCAATAGAAGAATTATGGAAAGAACTTCTTGCATCTTCTGTTACAAATATAATTGTTTTTATTCCGTTGTTATATGCATCTGCTGATTTTAAAAATAATTTTTTAGATCTTGCAACTTCTATTACTGCCTGTATTCTGATTGCTTATTTTCTCTCGTTAATTTTTGTACCGATGCTTTGCAGTGTAGTTCCAGAAAAATGGAACTTTCTAAATTCTGATTTTTTTGATCAAAAAAAAATACCGCTGGCATTTCTTCGGTCCATGAAAGAGCGATATAATGTTTCTATCCCATTTCATCGATTCAAATTGATCCATCCAAAAATGATTTCTTTATTAGTGATCATTGCTTTGGGATTTGTTTTTATGTTCTTCATACGGAAAGAGTATGTGGATTTTGCTGGTAGCCGTGAAATAATGGGGAGTGTTGAGTTACCAACAGGAACAAACCTAGAAGCCACGAGTAGAAGTGTTAAGTTAATCGAAGAATTAATTTCTAAAAATCCTTATGTTGAAAAGGTTTCTACCAAAGTAGAAAAATGGCATGCTGATTTATCGATTAAATTAAAGAAAGATCTTGGTGGAAATTCTCCTGATGATATTAAGAATCAGCTGAGGAGTACAACAGATGAGGTGAAGGGTGTTTTTGTTTACTATATTGATGCGAACGCTTTTGGTTCCAATAAGGAGTTGGACATTGATTTAATCGGTGACGACCTAGAAGAATTAAAGAAACTTTCAAGAGAAGTCGCAGACTCTGTTAAGGAACTTAAAGAAACTGATCAAGTGGTTTTTCGATTTAGAGATGGGAAAGAAGAAATCCAGTTAAGTTTACGGCAAGATAAAGTTGCATTAGCTGGATTAACCAATCAGTTTATTGCAGACTTTGCTCGGACCGCTTTACAAGGATCTATACCAACTAAAATTTTTGACCGAGATCGTGAAGTCGATATACGTGTAAGATTTAGAGCTGACGACCGAAGATCCGTAGACGATCTTACTTATTCTTTGATCCCAGTGAATGATTCAAAAGTTTCCCTTATCGATTTGTTAGAGACAAAACGAACTAAATCGGATACACGAATCAATCGAAAAAACAAAAGAAGAATGGTTACGATTACCGCAAATTTTAAAGACATTAGTTTATCAGAATATGCGGGAAAAGCTGAGGCAAAGCTTAAAGCATTTCCATTCCCGCAGAATTATTACTATGATTTAGGTGATGCTGTCAAAAAGCTTAGAAAAAATCAAATAGAGATGTTTGGTTTTATTTTATTTGCCGTGGGTTTGATTTATGGAACACTTGCAATTTTGTTTCAATCTTTAAGGATTAGTTTTCCTATCATGTTAATGGTTCCCATTAATATCGCTGCGACTACATTTTTTCTTTTTATATTTGGACAAACCTACAATGTATCAACTTATATAGGATTCATATTATTAGCAGGTTTATCTATTAACAATGCGATCATGATCATTGAGAATGCATTAAGAAATGAAGATTCAATTCCATTTCCAGAGAAAATGAAAATAGCTGTCATCAATCGGAAGAGGGCGATGCGAATGACTACGTTGACTACGATATTTGCATTAATCCCCGGAATATTTGGTTCAAACGAGGGTTCAGAGTTCTGGAGACCCATGTCTTTAGCGGTAATATTCGGAATGAGCTTTAGTTATGTATCTGCAATCGAGATTTTCCCTTCTCTTGCCAATTTTTTTGTTAACTTCAAACTATTGGTCCCAAGGTTGTCCATCAGAAAGTCCATTTAA
- a CDS encoding TolC family protein has product MIIPISIILPQAGEKLYLDVRKSEDVAIENSPELKLLGSQQRIKGLIVNENWRNYFPTASVSWFRNSNVVENESDSRSQRVSLNLDQVIYDGGRRKLALQAAMHDLDLSKYDLLLSINDLKFKTRNAYYTILSNKAQLELQERSIERQKEQLKFSQRELKLGDTTEVQVLQISNRLNEIQLQHKRTEIAYSTGLEEFKILLRLPSSSEVNLKDRIEDGYDFQFKTISEKDLVDLAFRSRVEFDRTKAAELQALSEHEIAKSYYIPTFSVGSYYASAGDRYEPRQREYGFNFKMSMALGANTVQDTSNYISRNQDTDRALTSSTTVGIYDNLQYKRKIAQSGIAAEQAKITRRQLDDIIRIEVHKALHNYNVTWESMLLADENADSFDKRLKIKQRQVEIGEVRRVDLAETEIFYLEAQKAKINTRVQFLLSVSQLEMAVGASLDSLNLIMQKKGKDE; this is encoded by the coding sequence ATGATTATTCCGATTTCCATCATTCTTCCTCAAGCTGGAGAAAAACTCTATCTTGATGTGAGAAAATCTGAAGATGTGGCAATAGAAAATTCACCAGAGTTAAAGTTACTTGGGAGCCAACAAAGAATTAAAGGGCTCATCGTCAATGAAAACTGGAGAAATTATTTTCCAACTGCTTCGGTATCATGGTTTCGAAACTCAAATGTTGTTGAAAATGAGTCGGACAGTCGCTCCCAACGTGTTTCGTTAAATTTAGACCAGGTCATATATGATGGTGGGAGAAGAAAGTTGGCTCTACAAGCGGCAATGCATGACCTTGATCTTTCTAAATATGATTTGTTGCTCTCAATTAATGATTTAAAGTTTAAAACTCGAAATGCCTATTATACAATACTTAGCAATAAAGCACAATTAGAGTTGCAAGAAAGGTCGATTGAGCGACAAAAAGAGCAGTTGAAATTTTCGCAAAGAGAACTTAAGTTAGGTGACACGACAGAAGTGCAAGTTTTGCAGATTTCAAATCGATTGAATGAGATCCAACTCCAACACAAACGAACAGAAATTGCTTACAGTACAGGGTTAGAAGAGTTTAAAATTTTACTAAGGCTGCCCAGTTCTTCAGAAGTTAACCTAAAAGATCGAATTGAAGATGGTTATGATTTTCAATTCAAAACAATATCTGAAAAAGATTTGGTAGACTTAGCATTTCGCTCAAGAGTAGAATTTGATAGAACTAAAGCTGCCGAATTACAAGCTTTATCAGAACATGAAATTGCAAAATCGTATTATATACCAACTTTTTCAGTAGGAAGCTACTATGCATCCGCAGGAGACCGGTATGAGCCCAGACAAAGGGAATATGGTTTTAATTTTAAAATGAGTATGGCTCTAGGAGCAAATACCGTCCAGGATACTTCGAACTATATTTCTCGAAACCAAGATACCGACCGTGCTCTTACCTCCTCTACAACGGTTGGAATCTACGATAATTTACAGTACAAACGAAAAATTGCCCAATCAGGAATCGCCGCTGAACAGGCAAAAATAACAAGAAGACAATTGGATGATATTATACGTATTGAAGTGCATAAGGCGTTGCATAACTATAATGTAACTTGGGAATCTATGTTATTAGCAGATGAAAATGCTGACTCATTTGATAAACGCTTAAAAATCAAACAGAGACAGGTTGAAATTGGAGAAGTGAGACGTGTGGATTTAGCCGAGACTGAGATATTTTATTTAGAAGCCCAAAAAGCAAAAATTAATACTCGAGTTCAGTTTCTCCTTTCGGTATCACAATTGGAAATGGCAGTAGGAGCCAGTTTAGACTCATTAAATTTAATTATGCAAAAAAAAGGGAAAGATGAATAA
- a CDS encoding efflux RND transporter periplasmic adaptor subunit — MNNLRIILAISLLVINYCSDNKNEAAKKKKNTNRSVYTLEQSDKELTINLLGTVSHKNKAEVSSKVIGRIEKIFKEQGQKVNKGEALAKVETLNLELQLKKDEASVEIQNKQIDLTRAKYIQARQRIEKEVANIEKAKAEEAEAKANLENLKRTLNNKKDLFEIGGVSETELKGVETAMVSAETAYFKAQKNLLSIQVGYRPEDLKKNGFKVPTNPEALREAYVDYNTIVEKAELDMAIANLKATQANIETTKLLIKESTLLSPLDGKIAVRSLYVGETTKEGTPVFVLVDDSEVFLTFPVSEADIPKFQEGKYIEFSIDALGKEKKFKGKIVIVSPILDAQSRTAEIKVEFKNEAKKLKPGMFARGEFRYTLPDDGFLIPNNGIILSEDKKTGKVYIINKDKLAFSKEVSVISNEGDKFLITGPLNEGDSIVLGNLNGLSDGQPWDQ, encoded by the coding sequence ATGAATAATTTAAGAATAATTTTGGCAATCAGTTTACTCGTAATCAATTATTGCTCTGATAATAAAAATGAAGCAGCAAAAAAAAAGAAAAATACCAATCGATCAGTTTATACTTTAGAACAATCGGACAAGGAACTTACAATAAATCTTTTAGGTACTGTTTCTCACAAAAACAAAGCAGAAGTAAGTTCAAAAGTGATTGGAAGAATTGAAAAAATATTCAAGGAACAAGGACAAAAGGTAAATAAAGGAGAGGCTCTAGCAAAGGTTGAAACATTAAACCTTGAATTACAATTAAAAAAAGATGAAGCGTCTGTTGAAATCCAAAACAAACAAATAGATCTTACCAGAGCAAAATACATCCAAGCTAGACAACGTATTGAAAAAGAAGTTGCCAATATTGAAAAAGCAAAAGCTGAAGAAGCTGAAGCAAAAGCAAATTTAGAAAACTTAAAAAGAACTTTAAACAATAAAAAAGATTTATTTGAAATTGGCGGTGTCTCTGAAACAGAACTGAAAGGCGTTGAAACAGCGATGGTCTCAGCTGAGACAGCATATTTTAAAGCACAAAAGAATTTACTTTCAATCCAAGTTGGTTACAGACCTGAAGATCTCAAAAAAAATGGGTTCAAAGTCCCTACCAATCCTGAGGCTCTTCGTGAAGCATACGTAGATTATAATACTATTGTAGAAAAAGCCGAGCTTGATATGGCAATCGCAAACCTAAAGGCCACTCAAGCAAACATTGAAACTACAAAATTACTCATTAAAGAATCAACACTTCTCTCCCCTTTAGATGGGAAAATAGCTGTACGCAGTTTGTATGTAGGTGAAACAACAAAAGAAGGAACACCAGTGTTTGTTTTAGTTGATGATTCTGAAGTTTTTTTGACCTTCCCTGTAAGCGAAGCAGATATACCTAAATTTCAAGAAGGCAAATACATCGAATTCTCTATAGATGCTTTGGGAAAAGAAAAAAAATTTAAAGGTAAAATCGTAATCGTATCACCAATTCTTGATGCCCAAAGTAGAACAGCTGAAATTAAAGTTGAATTCAAAAACGAAGCAAAGAAATTAAAACCCGGTATGTTTGCTAGAGGAGAATTTCGTTATACTCTTCCAGATGATGGTTTTTTAATTCCTAATAACGGTATCATCCTCTCCGAAGATAAAAAAACAGGGAAAGTATATATCATCAATAAAGATAAACTCGCATTTAGCAAAGAAGTAAGTGTAATTTCAAATGAAGGTGATAAATTTTTAATCACTGGCCCGTTAAACGAAGGTGATAGTATTGTCCTCGGAAATTTAAATGGACTTTCTGATGGACAACCTTGGGACCAATAG